The DNA segment GCGCCCACGGCTTTTACCGCACGCCGGGCGTCCACTTCGACCGGGCGGCGGGGCAGGGGACGCCGTTCCACTACTTCGCCCAGGGCGGCGGCCTGGTCCAGGTCGAAGTGGACCTCATCAGCGGCTGCGCGCGCCTGCTCAAGGTGCACATCGTCCACGAGACCGGCCGGTCTCTGAACCTGGCGGTGGATCGGGGCCAGATCGCCGGCGCGTTCGTGCAGGGCTTCGGCTGGTGCACCATCGAGGAAGAGGCGTTCGACGCAGCCGGGCGCTGGCTGGCCGTCTCGCCGTCCACGTACAAGATCCCCACGATCCGCGACGTGCCCGACGACTTCGTCATCGAGACCGTGGAGCGGGACCTGCACCACGCCAGCGTGCTGGGGAGCAAGGCCATCGGCGAGCCGCCGCTCGTTTACGGCGAGGCGGCCTGGTTCGCCGTCAAGGACGCCATCGAGTCGCTGACGGGGCACCGCCGCGAGGCGGCGCTGACCCACCCGGCCACCCCCGATGCGGTGCTCGCCGCCGTCGCCTCGCTGCTGTCGCATGCGTGACTCGTGCTCGTACTCGTAATCGTGATCGTGGTCGTAATCGAAATCGTATTTGTATTCGTGAATCGAAATGTTCACCTCATCCCGATTTGACGACCTACCGTCTCTGCCCATCGAATGGATCGTTGGCCGGGCGTCTATCTTCCTGAACCAGCCGCCTCCTCGGCATTGTCATCCGGGTCAGCATGGCGACGATGCGACTCAGGAGCCCTTTTCCGTCATTGACTTCGGCGGCCAACCCCCCGGCGAGTGATGCCAGAACATCCAGGCTGGCGGCGCACTCCATCGTCGATCCCCGGGCAATTTCGAAGAAACGCCGCCGTTCCCGGGGTGAGCGCTTTCCATTGCCTTCGGCAATGTTCAGGGGGATCGAGAGAGCGGCGCGGCCCAAATGGTCGCGAATATGGCGAATGGAGGGATTTGAGTTGTCCAGCAGCGTCGAGGTCAGTTTGACAAAATCCAGACTGGCCCGGTAGACGTCGAGTTTTTCATGATCGAACACCGTGTGTCGCTCCTTTCAAGGGATGTAGAATTCATCTTTCATGATTAATAACGGATCGGAAGGACTGATGTCCGAAGTTGATTCCGAGTGCGATCACGATTACGATGGCGGGTACGATTACGAGTACGATCACGAGTACGATCACGATTGCGATTGCGAGTACGAGCACGAGCACGATGGGATGGGAGATAGACAATGAGTGAAAAGAAGAACGGGTTCCTTACGCCGGCCAGGTTGCGCGAGGAGATTTTGCGCTGCGAGTTCTGCGAGGAGAAGCCGTGCCGCGAGGCTTGCCCGGTCCACTGCTCGCCGGCCGATTTCATCATGGCCGCCCGCGTGGGGGCCCCATCCGACTTCCGCCGCGCCGCCGCGGTGATCATGGGCTCCAACCCGCTGGGCGGCATCTGCGGCGCGGTCTGCCCCGACACCCACTGTATGGCCGCCTGCTCGCGCAAGCTCTTCGATCGCCCCATCGAGATTCCGGCGGTGCAGGCCGCCATCGTGCAGCGGGCCAAGGACCTCGGGGTCATGCCCGCGTTCGCGTCCGCGCCCGCGACCTCCCGGCATGTGGCGGTGGTGGGCGCCGGGCCGGCGGGCCTGGCGGCCGCGGCCACCCTGGCCCAGTGGGGCCACGCGGTCACCGTTTTCGAGCGGGAGGAAAAAGCCGGCGGGATGTGTCGGCTCATCCCCGAGAAGCGGCTGGATCCACGCATCCTGGAGACGGACATCGAATTCCTCGCCGGCCTCGGGCGGATCGCCTTCCAGTTCGGCCACGCCGTGGCGCGGCCTGCCGAGTTGCTCGCCACCGGCTGCGATGCGGTGGTCGTGGCCACCGGCCTCGACCGCCCGGTGCGCCTGGGCATCCGCGGCGAGAACCTGGCCGCCGACTGGCTGAGCTATCTGCGCGCGCCGCGGCGCGTCCCCGTGCGCGGCCGTGACGTGGCCGTCGTCGGCGGCGGGGCCGTGGCCGTGGACTGCGCCCTGGCGGCCCGGCGCCACGGCGCCGCGAGCGTGGAGCTCATCTGCCTGGAGCAGCTCGACGAGATGCCGCTGACCGCCGCCGAGCGCCAGTGGCTGCTCGACGCCGGCCTGGCCGTCACCGGGCGTTCCCGGATCACCGGCATCAGCCGTCAGGCGGACGGCCGCCTCAACGTGGGCGTCCGGCGGGTGCGGCTTCCCAAGGGGAAGAAATTCCATCCCCGCCTCGTGGCGGACGACCCCGGCGCGGCGCCCGTCCGGCGCCGGTTCGACGCCGTGGTCATCGCCATCGGCGCCCGGCCCGGCCTCGAGACGCCCCGGACGCGCGGCGTGTTCTACGCGGGCGACCTGGTCAACGGGCCCACCACCGTGGTCGAGGCGGCCGCCGCCGGCAAGAACGTCGCCCAGGCGGTGCACGCCTGGCTGGCCGGCGAACAGGCGCCCCGGGTGGACAAGTCCGTCAAGAGCCGCGTCGAGCTGGCCGGCCGGCGGCTCGTGCCGGTGCCCCTGAACACGGCGTTCTTCGGCCGGGCCATCGTTTCGCCGTTCCTGCTGTCGGCGGCGCCGCCCACCGACGGCTACGAGCAGATGCGCCGCGCGTACGCAGCCGGCTGGGCCGGCGGGGTGATGAAGACCGCGTTCGACGGCGTGCCCATCCACATCCCGGGCGCCTACATGTATGTACTCAACGACCGCACGTACGGCAACTGCGACAACGTGTCAAGCCACTCGCTGGACCGGGTCTGCGACGAGGTGGCCCGGCTGGTGCGGGAGTACCCCGACCGCCTGACCATGGCGTCCACCGGCGGGCCCGTCACGGGCGACGACGCGGCGGACCGCGCGGTGTGGCAGTCCAACACCCGCAAGCTCGAGGCTGCCGGCGCCATGGGGATCGAGTACAGCCTCTCCTGTCCCCAGGGCGGCGATGGCACCCATGGCGACATCGTCTCGCAGAACGCGGCGCTCACCGCCCGGATCATCGGTTGGATCCTCGAGGGCGGCGACCCGCGCGTGCCGAAGCTCTTCAAGCTCACCGGCGCGGTGACGGCGATCCAGCCCATCGTGACGGCGATCCGCAGCGTGCTGGAACGGCACCCGGCGGCCCGGGCCGGGATCACCCTGGCCAACACGTTTCCGAGCCTCGGCTTCCGCCCCGGCGCCGACGGCCGCTGGGCCGAGGGCGCGGTCATCGGCCTGTCGGGCGAGGGGGTGCTCCCCATCAGCTACCTGACGCTGGCCAAGGCGGGCGCGCTGGGCGTGCCCATCTCCGGCAACGGCGGGCCCATGGACTACCTTGGCGCGGCCTACTTCCTGGCGCTGGGCGCCGAGACGGTTCAGTTCTGCACCGTGGCCATGAAGTACGGCCTCGGCATCGTCGACGACCTGCACGCCGGACTCAGCCACCTGCTGCAGGCCTTGGGGATGGTGTCGGTGGCCGAGCTGGTCGGCCTGCTCCAGCCGCACCCGATCCGCGACTTCATGGAGCTGTCGGCGGAAAAACAAATCTCCGCGGTGGACCGGGAGCTGTGCCGGCACTGCGGGAACTGCACGCGCTGTCCGTACCTGGCCATCGAGCTCGACGACGAGAAAGTCCCGCGGACCGATCCGGCCCGCTGCGTGGGCTGCTCGCTCTGTGCCCAGAAGTGCTTCTCCGGCGCGCTGCACATGCGGCCGCGCACCGCCGAGGAGGCCGCCGCGCTCCGCGAAAGCTGACGGCGTTCCCGGCCGCCGGTGCCGCCGGCGAACCGCCGGCCGGGCTGTAGATGACGCGACATTCATGACCTTGGAGGGTGTGATGCACAAGGTGAAATTGGCGGCGGCGCTGTCCCAGGAGGGGTTCAACTGCGCCCAGGCGGTCATCGGCGCCTACGGCCCGGAGCTGGGCCTGTCCCGCGATCTGGCGATGGGCGTGGCCGCCGGGTTCGGCGGCGGGCTGGGGCGCACCGCCGGGGTATGCGGCGCGGTGAGCGGGGCGGTGATGGCCCTGGGGCTGCGGCACGGGGCCCGCGCCGGCGCCGACACCGACACGAAGGAGCGCGCGTACGCGCTGACGAAGGAATTCCTGGCGCGGTTTGCCGCCCGCCACGGCACCGTGCTGTGCCGCGAGCTGCTGGGCGTGGATGTGGGCACAGCCGAGGGGCTGACGCGCGCCCGCACCGAGGGGAAGTTCAAGACCCTCTGTCCCAACTTCGTCCGCACCGCTGCCGAGCTGCTGGAGGAGATGCTTTAACGGATTGGGTGAATCGGTGAATGGGTGAATCGGGAGATGGGAGACGAGAGAAGGTAGACGAACAGAACGAACGATCAACCATCAACCATCAGCGAATTGCGAACTTGCGAACCTGGAACTTGCGAACCTGAGAACATTCCAACCTTCAAACGGCTCGATCACGATTACGAATGACGAGCACGAACAGCGGCGTCAGCGCGCCGCCAGGGTCGCGGCGATCGTGAGCTCCGCCCCGTCGCGGCGCAGCGTGACCGTGACCGTGTCGCCCGGCTGGCGACCGCGCAGCGCGGCGGCATACTCCGCCAGCGTATTCACGGCCTGGCCGTCGAGGGCGGTGATCACGTCACCAGGCCGGATGCCCGCCGCCGCGGCGGGCGAATCCGGCGTCACGGCGGCCACCTTCACCCCCGGGCCGGCGAAGGCGAAATCGGGCATGGTGCCCAGGGTGACGCGGCGACCCGCGGTCGGCGCGACGGATCCGTCGTTGGCCCGGGCCGTAGCGGCCGCGGCCGGAGACCGCACGGTCGGCGCCGGGCGCGTCAGCGGCTCGGCGCGCTCGGCCAGGTAGCGCACCGCCTCGCGGGCGAACGCGGCCACCTTGACCAGGCCGTCGGCGTCCACGCGGTCGGCGGTGTCGCCGGGACGGTGGTAGTCGGCGTGGGGGCCGGAGAAGAGCTGCACCGCCGGGATACCCCGGGCGATGAAGCTGGCGTGGTCGCTGCCGTCCAGCTCCTGTCCGACCAGTTCCGAAGTCACGCCGGTGACGTAGCTGCAGCCCATGGCGATGTGCACCCACTCGCGGGCGGACGCGCCGCCCAGCACCAGGAGCTTGCGCTCGCCCAGGCGGCCCACGGTGTCCAGGTTGACGGCGCCCATGATCCGCTCCGGCGGATAGGCGCCGGGCACTTCCAGGTAATGCCGCGAGCCGCGCCGGCCGCTCTCCTCGCCGGTGAAGGCGGCGAAGATCACCGGGCGCTCCGGCGGCGCTTCCTGGACCATCACCCGGGCCAGCTCCAGCAGCACGGCCACGCCGCTGGCGTTGTCGTCGGCGCCGGGGTGGATCTTGCCCTCGTCGCCCTGGTGGACGTCGGGCCAACCCCGGCCCAAGTGGTCGTAGTGGGCGCACACCACCACCGACTGCCCGGCCCAGTCGGGCCGCGCGCCGGGCAGGACGCCGATGACATTGGCCATTTCCATCGGCCGGTTGTCGGGCCCGCCGGGTTCCGTCCAGCGCTGCAGCCAGCCGCCGCTGTCGCCGCCGGGACGGAGCCCCGCCGCTTCGAACTGCGCGGCGATGTAGTCGGCGGCGCGCGCCAGGCCGGCCGAGCCGAGGCCGCGGCCCTCCATCTCCGGTGCGGCGAGAGTCTGCACGTGACCCGTCATGTTGCCGGCGGAAAACGACGGCGGCAATTCCGCCAGCGCCTTGCGCGCCGGCAGGCGGGCGGGCGGAGGGAGCTCCGGCGCGGCGCCGGCAGCCGTGGCGACCACGGCGCTCAGCGGCGAGCCCACCGCGGGCCACTGCCCCTTGAGCACGTTGGCGGGCTCATCCCCTTCGAACGCGAGGTAGCTGTACTTGCCGTAGTGGGGGAGCTTGCGCCCGAGACCCGGCAGGGCCGCCGGCGGATCGGCGCCGAGCCAGACGAGCACGCCTGCGGGGTCATCCGGATGGCGGGCCGTGACGACGACACTGTGGCCGGACCGGGCCAGCGACTGATCGCCAACGGCGACGTCGGCCGTCCCGAGCTTCAGGCCGTACCCGGCGGCCGCCCGCTCGACGACCGGGCGGAAGGTATTCTCCCACCCCAGCAGCCAGACGGCGCCGCCACGGGGCAGCTTCGACAGCTTCTTGTCGGTGACCACGGTCATCTGGCCGGGGCGCTCCGCGGCCCATCCTTCCGCCAGGCGCCGGTAGCCGGCCAGCGTCTCCGGCGGCGCGGCGGCCGGCAGGACCAGCCACACCCGGCCGGCGCCGAACGCCCGGGACAGCGCCGGCGGAATCTCGGCCCGGTCCAGCCGGCGGAAGAGGTCGAACTGCGGGTCCACGTCCAGCCGCAGCGGCCGCCGGGGGAGGTCCAGCTCGAAGTCGGCGCCCGCAGTGGGCAGGGGCACGGTGACGCGCCACGGCGACACCTCCCCTTCCAGCGTCACCGCGACGGGGACGTCCAGCGCGAACGGCGCGCCGCCCTGCGTCTGGGCCAGGCGGAACGCCAGCCGCCAGCCGTCGCCGGCCGGCGCCGCCGTCGCCGACTCGAGCCGCAGCACCGGCGCGCCGGCGCGCGTCACCCACTGGTCGAAGAAGGGCTGCAGGTCCCGGCCGGCGGCGGCCGAAGCGGCGTGCGCGAAATCGGCAAAGGCGGCGCGGCGGAACCGGTTGTCGCGGTAAAACGATCGGAGCGTCTCGGTGAACGCGGCGTCGCCGATGTCCCGGCGGAGCATGTGGAAGAGCATCATCGATTTGCCGTACCCCACGGCCTCGCTGGCCGCGTCGTGGCGGCTGCGGAAGGCGGTGAGGGGGATATCGTTCGTCGCGTTCACGTAGTCGGCATATTTCTGCAGCGTGGCGCGGCGGTACTCCTCGCCCTGACCGCGCTGCTCGGCGATGAGATGGTCGGCCAGATAGGCGGTCAGGCCCTCGCACCAGTTGCCCGCGGCCATGTCCACGTAGACGCCGTTGCCCCAGTAATTGTGGAGCAACTCGTGGGGGTAGGAGGAATGGAGGATGAACGGGAAGCGGATCACCTTCTCGCCGAGCAGGGTGAAGGAGGGCATGCCGTAGCCGGTCTCCCAGAAATTTTCCACCAGGGCGAACTTTTCGAACGGGAACGGGCCGATCAGTTTCTGGTACATGTCCATGTAGCTGGCGGTGACGCCGAGGTAACGGTCGGCCAGCGCGGGATCAGGCGTCCGCAGGAAAGCCATGGCGACGGCCGGGCCGGCGGGCCGGGCGTACTCGGTGAAGGGGCCGGCCACAAGGTAAACCTCCTCGGACGGGTGGGAGCACTGCCACGTGGCGTGGCGCGCGGCGCCCTCGCGCTCATGCCGGATGCGCCGGCCCTGGCTCACCGCGTCCCAGTCGGCCGGCACTTCCGCGGCGAGGAAGAAGGTGACCAGCTGCGGGCCGAACCACGGCACCCAGTGCGAGCTGCCCGCCAGGTATGCCCCTTCGGCGGCGATGATCCCGGGCGTTTCGCTGAAGCCGCGCGCGTACTCCGCCGCGGCCTGGATGACGGGATGCCGGATGGCTCCGGCGTAGCTCAGGGTGAACCGCCACTCGGCGCCGGTCTCGAAGGTGCGGACGATCTCGTAGAGCGCCACGGGAATGTCGGCGGGCTGGCGCCACGCCGCCGGCAGAGCGGGAAAATCCGCCGGGCCCGGCCGCCGCTCCAGGCGCCGCAGCGTGTAGCCCAGCGTCTCGATGCGGGGCTCCAGGCCGTCGTGCAGCAGGAAGCGGACGGCATCGGCGCCCGTGGCGGGAAAGACGACGGTGTCGCTCACCGCAAGGGTGCCGGCCGCCGGCGTCAGCCGGACCGCCAGGTCGTGATGAACACCGGCGCCGGTGATGAAGCCGGCGGCGGCCAGGATCAACAGGACGTTCAGACTGACGTATCGCACGGACATGGCACCTCCGGTCAGATGGCGATGGACACAACGGGTTTGGATGACATCCGGACTTCGGCGGATTTCCCTCCCGGGCCGGCCGCCGGTCAGACCACCGCCAGGACGAGCAGCGTCAGGTCGTCCTGGGGCTCGCCGTTGCAATGGTCCTGCACAGCCGCCTCGATCCGTCGGACCAGCTCCGCCGCGGACAGGACGATGCCGTCGCGGACCATCGCCAGAAGCCGATCCTCCCCGAACTGTTCCTGCCGGCCGTCTTCCGCTTCCGCCACGCCGTCGGTGTAGAGCACCAGCCGGTCGCCGGGCGCCAGTTCGACTGCGCCCTGGACGTAGCCGCGCTTCGGGAAGGGGCCGAGGAACAGGCCGCCTTCCTCCAGCCGCTGCGCCCGGCCGTCCGGCCGCACCAGCAGTGGCGGACAGTGGCCGGCGTTGACGTACGTCAGGCGGCGCGACGCCGGATCGTACTCCGCGTAGAACAGGGTGATGAACCGTCCGGCGGGCATCTGGGGATGCAGCGTCCGGTTCAGGCGCTCGCACAGCTCCCGGGGCGGCAGGCCCAGGCCGGTCAGGGCGCGCAGAGCCGCCTGCTGGTTGGACATGAGCAGTGCCGCGGACATCCCCTTGCCGGCCACGTCGGCGAGGGCGACGGCCAGCCGGCCGTCGCCCAGCTCGATCACGTCGTAGTAGTCGCCGCCCACCCCGCGGGACGGCTGCCACGCGGCGGCGATCTCCATTCCCGCCCGCACGGGGATCTGCTGAGGCAGCAACTGCCGCTGGATGTCGCGGGCCAGCTCCAGATCCTGGTGCTGCTGCCGCAGGCGGAGCCGGGCCAACCCGTCGCCCAGCACGCCCGCCGCCTGGACGAGGAAGTCGAGGTCCTCCTCCTCCAGATGCCGCGCCGGCTGTTTCCGGCCCACCGCCAGCAGGCCGGCGGCCGCACCGCCGACACGGACGGGCGCGGCGACTTCCAACCCCATCTTCTGCCAGAGCCGGGCGGCCGCCGGGGCCAGTTCCTCGCGGTGGACGGTCCGAGAGTCCGCGAAGGCGGCCTCCGCCGCCAGGAGCCCCCGCTCCGCCCAGCCGTCCGGCATGCCGATGGCCTCCACGATCCGGTACGAGCGGGATGCGTCGGTCTGGAGGAACACGGCCAGCGCGCGGCAATGCATGGCGGCCAGGGTCATCTCCGCCAGGCGGCGCGTCAGCACGCCGCGCTCCGTCGCCTCGGCCGCGGCGTGCTCCATCGCGGCCAGGGCCCGGGGGTAATCGAACTTGCTCTTGAAAAAGCGGCGGTCGACGAATCGCTGGACGCGGCGGTGCAGGGGCAGCAGGAGCGCGCCGGCGCCCAGGGTGGCGAGCACGATCCCCCAGAGGCTCTGGGTGCCCGTCAACAGCGCCAGGAACGCGCCAGCGACGGCGGCCTGGGCGAAGAAGGCGACGAGCAGGATGCCCGTGACCGCCGTGTAGATCACCGTCTTGCGGATGATGACGTCGATGTCCATCAGCCGGTACTTGAAGATGCCGATGGCGAACGAGATGGGAATCAGCACGTACAGCGCCTTGATCACCAGGTAGCTCATGTTCAGGTGCCGGCCGATGCCGCCGAGGGGCAGCAGCGTGAAGACGTACACCGTCAGCCCCACCAGCACCGTGCCCGCCAGCGCCACGATGGTGCCCCACAGCGGCCAGCGGAGCTGGCGCTTCTCCTCGACGTCGGCCTGGCGGTAGCCGGCCACCAGGGCGACGCAGGCCAGGCCGGGGTAAACGAAGGGAATGGCGATGAATGCCAGCAGCACGCTGCCGATCAGCAGAAAGCCCCAACCCACGGGCAAGCCGTCGGACAGGCCGATCCCCGCCAGGAGCCCCAGGCCGCCCACCGTCAGCGCCAGGTAGACGATGATGGTGCAGGCCGCCGTCGGCCACGGGTGCCGCACCCAGCCGGTGAGCCAGCCGCCCTCGCTGAAGCGTTGACGGAGGCGGACGGCCAGCGCCGCGGCCGCGCCCAGCAACACCAGGCCGACGAATGGGCCGAGCCGCGTCATCCCGTCGTTGAACAGGCCTTCCAGCAAGCCGACGAACAATCCGGTCAAAAACAACAACGCGATCAGGGTGACCGGCAGTGCGTAAATCCAGGCGCTGAGTTCGGGCCGCCGCTGCACCAGGCGAAGCGGCTTCGGAAACACCAACGCCAGATGCAGCAGGCTTGTGGAGAGCAGGTACGTGACGATCACCATGATCGGCAGGCTCAGGGCGTACATGCCGACGGCCACGAACCGGATGCCGATGGGCGACAGGTTCGGCTGGAGGATGATCGGGATCAGCAGATAACTGCAGCCGGCGGACATGGAAAAAATGAAGAACAGGCGGGCGCGGAGATCCTCGGCTCGGCGGGTGAACACCAGGAAGCCGATGCCCAGGAAGGCCGCGGCCACCAGCAGATCGGTGATCAGGCTGAACCAGGGGCGGAAGCCGGACAAGGTGGGGATCAGGCGCAGCCGGACCACCCGTTCTCGTTCGCCGGAGCGGACGGTGTAGCTGACGGTATCGCCCGACCGGACCGTGCGGTCCAGTTCGCTGATTGTTTCGCTGTCATCGATGGGGATGCCGTTGATGGCGATCACGTGGTCGCGGGTGCCGAGCCCCGCCGCCTCGGCGGAGGATCCGGGCAGAATCCCCGTGATCTGGCCCGGGGAGGGGACAAGCGCATCCAGCCATTTCGGGCTCTCATCATTCGGCTGGTTGTAGCCGCCTTGCATGATCAGGCCGGCCGAGTAGCTGCCGCGAAGGTTGGACAGGTGCCAGACGATGAACGCCGACGTGACCGCCACGACTGCGATGGCGGTCCCAAGATAGATGGCCCGAAGGAGCGGCAGCTTCACGTGGACGGCTCCGGTAGGGTCGCGGTGGGAACAGACTGATGCGTGTGACTCCCGACCGCTGGCTGATCCGGTGAAAACGAATCGGCGACCATGTTAACCCAGCCGGTCGCCGGTTGACAATCCCGATCGGTTGATTCACGGGAAAAATCAGGTGGGGCGGTTGGATCGCCGGCAGCTTCGTGGCGTTCGCAGAACCGGCCGTGCGGCTCGACGGAGGATGAAGCCGCGTCGTTCGGGTCCCAGCAGGCAGATGGGTGAGTGCACAATTGGGAGGACGGCTCAATCGCCGGGCGCGGTCTCGCGCCAGGCCATCTCCACGTGAATGGCGTGGACCAGGTCGTACATGAAGTGGTCGCGGAATGGTTCCAGTTGGAGCGAGTCACGGATCTCCTCGATGGTTCGCCCCTGCGCCCGGGCCTGGCCCACCGCGTCGAGCAGCGCGTCCAGGTAGTCCTGCTGGCGGGCGATGAGTTCCAATCCCCCCGGCGCCCCGTGGCCGGGAATGATCTGGGTTGCGGGGGGCAGGCTGGCGGCCAGGCGCTCCAGGACCGCGCGCATCCCGGTGACGCTGCCGCCGTGGATGGCGTGGGCGACCGGGACGAAGCCCGCGCCCAGGAGATCGAGAGCCGGGACGCGGACCAGCAGGTCGGCGTCGGTGTGAGCCGGCGCGGCGTCCTCCAGCTCGATGCGGATATCGCCCAGCGCCAGGCCGGTCCCGCCGGCGGCGAGCACCACCGGCGGCGTGTGGCGAAAGCCCACGAATCCGTCCAGCAGGGTCCGGTAGGCGTCCAGGTAGCGCCGGTGCCGCGCGGCGGGGCGCGCGTGGTCAGGGTTCGTCTCCAGTTGCTGGATGAACTGCCGGATGTCCGCCGCCGATTGGGGGTCGTCGAAGACCCGCTCCTGATTGTGCCGGGGCGTGTGCCGGTGACCGACGATGGCCGCGCCGGAAAAGAGCGGGTTGCCGGCGGTGTGGTCGGCGACGCAGTGGGTGTTGATCACGAACCGGACCGGCTGTCGGCTGAAGGCGGCGACGGACGACAAGGCGGCGCGGGAGGCGGGCCCGGTTGCCAGAGTGTCGATGACCACGAGGCCGTCGCCGGTCGCGACCACGGTCATGGACTCGTCAAGGTAGTCGTCGGTGATCGCCAGCAGGCGATCCGCGATCTGAGTGGCATGCATGGCGGCGACCTCCGATGTTCGATCGGTTACGATGCGGGGGTGTTTTATTTGTCCCGTCCGTTGGCTGACGCGAACGACGGTTCGGGCTGACGGGCGAGCGCCCGCGTCGCTGGAGCGGCCGGAATGAGGATCTTTCCGGCTGGACCGGGATCGAGGATAATGGCGCCAGCCATTCCCACGCGCGAGGTGGACCATGAGGCGATGTGTCGTCAGTATCATCGGTCTGGCGGCCCTGTGGGTCGCGGCGGGCGCGGTCCGGGCCGAAGCGCCGCTGCCGGCCGAGACGATTCCGTACGCCGACAGCGTCAGCCTGGCCGAATACGTCCGGCTGCTGGACGAGATGCAGGTGTTCCAGCAGCGGATCCGGGCAGCGGACTTCGACGGCGCGGCCGCGCTGGCGCGGGCCGTGGCGGAGCGGGTGCCCGAGCTGTCGCCCGGCCACGAGATGGGCTTCCTCGCGGCGGCCCTCGGCGGCCGGCCGGACGCGGCCGTCGCGTGCCTGGAGCGGCTGGCCGAAAGCTATTTCATCTATCCCGAGATTTACGCCAACCTGCTGCCGGTGGTGGAGCGCCTGGCGGACCCGGCCCAGCGGCAGCGCTTGCGGGAGGCGGTGGCGGAATGCTTCCAGCGGCGGGCGTTCCGGCTGCATCACGCGCTGGTGCGGGGGGCCAACGGCCGGCAGATCCTTGTGGAGATGATGTACCTGCATCACGCCGCCGGTGATGAGGCCGGTGCGTTGCGCAGCCTGGAGGCGGTTGCCGTGTTCGACGGGCCCTTCGCCCGGAACTTCCTGCGGCGCTCCACCTGGAGGGACCCGGCGGCCGCCCGGGCCGTCGAGGAGCGGCTGGACGCGAAACGCCGCGCCTGGAGCGGCGCCGTCGAGGAGCGGATGGACGGCGTGGTGCGC comes from the Acidobacteriota bacterium genome and includes:
- a CDS encoding MBL fold metallo-hydrolase codes for the protein MHATQIADRLLAITDDYLDESMTVVATGDGLVVIDTLATGPASRAALSSVAAFSRQPVRFVINTHCVADHTAGNPLFSGAAIVGHRHTPRHNQERVFDDPQSAADIRQFIQQLETNPDHARPAARHRRYLDAYRTLLDGFVGFRHTPPVVLAAGGTGLALGDIRIELEDAAPAHTDADLLVRVPALDLLGAGFVPVAHAIHGGSVTGMRAVLERLAASLPPATQIIPGHGAPGGLELIARQQDYLDALLDAVGQARAQGRTIEEIRDSLQLEPFRDHFMYDLVHAIHVEMAWRETAPGD
- a CDS encoding SpoIIE family protein phosphatase yields the protein MKLPLLRAIYLGTAIAVVAVTSAFIVWHLSNLRGSYSAGLIMQGGYNQPNDESPKWLDALVPSPGQITGILPGSSAEAAGLGTRDHVIAINGIPIDDSETISELDRTVRSGDTVSYTVRSGERERVVRLRLIPTLSGFRPWFSLITDLLVAAAFLGIGFLVFTRRAEDLRARLFFIFSMSAGCSYLLIPIILQPNLSPIGIRFVAVGMYALSLPIMVIVTYLLSTSLLHLALVFPKPLRLVQRRPELSAWIYALPVTLIALLFLTGLFVGLLEGLFNDGMTRLGPFVGLVLLGAAAALAVRLRQRFSEGGWLTGWVRHPWPTAACTIIVYLALTVGGLGLLAGIGLSDGLPVGWGFLLIGSVLLAFIAIPFVYPGLACVALVAGYRQADVEEKRQLRWPLWGTIVALAGTVLVGLTVYVFTLLPLGGIGRHLNMSYLVIKALYVLIPISFAIGIFKYRLMDIDVIIRKTVIYTAVTGILLVAFFAQAAVAGAFLALLTGTQSLWGIVLATLGAGALLLPLHRRVQRFVDRRFFKSKFDYPRALAAMEHAAAEATERGVLTRRLAEMTLAAMHCRALAVFLQTDASRSYRIVEAIGMPDGWAERGLLAAEAAFADSRTVHREELAPAAARLWQKMGLEVAAPVRVGGAAAGLLAVGRKQPARHLEEEDLDFLVQAAGVLGDGLARLRLRQQHQDLELARDIQRQLLPQQIPVRAGMEIAAAWQPSRGVGGDYYDVIELGDGRLAVALADVAGKGMSAALLMSNQQAALRALTGLGLPPRELCERLNRTLHPQMPAGRFITLFYAEYDPASRRLTYVNAGHCPPLLVRPDGRAQRLEEGGLFLGPFPKRGYVQGAVELAPGDRLVLYTDGVAEAEDGRQEQFGEDRLLAMVRDGIVLSAAELVRRIEAAVQDHCNGEPQDDLTLLVLAVV